The sequence CAAGAGCCGATCTGTTAGATAGAGAGTCATGTAACAGTGGTTGTTCAAGATCATCTTCAAAATCTCTAGGTCTACTAGTTTCGCTCTTTAACTGGTGATTTGAGAAAGACGTTTCATCTTTTGGCATTTGCATAACCCTACTTTTAAGAAGGGGTTCAGCTTGGCCATCATCGTCGTCTAGACAGCCAAGCCTGGGTTCTCTGCCCTCGGACGTCTCACTGTCCGAGAGTCCATCACTCTCAATGGTAGCCAAATGTGGAGATTCTGCATTTACGGATATCATAATGGCGCAATCTGGAACATAAAGTTCTAATTCCATGGATCCAACAGAGCAACGACAAGGAGTATCGCAGCCATCTGGATCAGATAAAACAATGTCTTGAGGTGACGCCACGAAGTCATCTTCTATCTGTGGACTCATCAGATGGGACAACGATCGATCTTGACTTGAAGGTCGTCTGGTAGGCAACGTTAGAGCCGATCTTTGGGGTTTTGGTAGACCATTAAGAATCCTTGCATTTGATACAGTTTCTCCTTTAGTCTCTATCTTCGAACCTCGTCGCTCATTTAAAGATATTATTGAAGGTTTACGAATGGGAAAGAAGGGAGACATGTTGGGAACTGTTAGGTAGTTTCCATAATGACCAGTGCCAGAGGAAAAGTCCTTTTGGTGCAGTTGTCCTTCTAAATGTTCAGAAACAGCAACTTCACCATCAGCGTGTTGCTCTTTCATGGGCACTAC comes from Tachypleus tridentatus isolate NWPU-2018 chromosome 12, ASM421037v1, whole genome shotgun sequence and encodes:
- the LOC143234969 gene encoding uncharacterized protein LOC143234969; the encoded protein is MARMNSAAVIGRQIRQQHGTGKQPPPTPTRKPRPRTPSHQHLHPLPTLGYGSPLQNEEEQKPKSRFSWACCWRGIKSLSAGITLILVGTVMSVVGFYADPLATYLEQRGNETMAVLNEVKKFHLHNLTYAGPVIMGIGGIVIVAACVLTFDGKDAGARVVPMKEQHADGEVAVSEHLEGQLHQKDFSSGTGHYGNYLTVPNMSPFFPIRKPSIISLNERRGSKIETKGETVSNARILNGLPKPQRSALTLPTRRPSSQDRSLSHLMSPQIEDDFVASPQDIVLSDPDGCDTPCRCSVGSMELELYVPDCAIMISVNAESPHLATIESDGLSDSETSEGREPRLGCLDDDDGQAEPLLKSRVMQMPKDETSFSNHQLKSETSRPRDFEDDLEQPLLHDSLSNRSALALKSYTEPLDCHIPLLGRCSPQTPEMGLYMMKLECPSERLSYQTGVNERCNGISG